A stretch of Apostichopus japonicus isolate 1M-3 chromosome 9, ASM3797524v1, whole genome shotgun sequence DNA encodes these proteins:
- the LOC139973986 gene encoding tenascin-R-like: MDFENVAGETYHVTYDEFRISDESGDYYISSLGTFERSDETIPEWCPANEIFSDETCERTCDDPETCISATSRTKSEQCVCVGDYLRQQEQCIPLNQCNCFVADKGGVLMEGHFYINSRCTRKSTCRNNRLVDESYQCSSHATCATKSGVRKCYCNTNYQGDGVTCTSLPKDCHELYVSGTRSDGVYTIYPDGWPSGIQVYCEMGSNGGGWTVFQRRSSAYVDFYSGWSDYKNGFGNKNHDHWLGNKYIHSMTNQKTYQLRIDLRDSGSSSKYAVYSTFSINHEADKYRLSVGSHRGNTGYDSMSGSNNKPFSTKDRDNDGWSSYRCAERHRGAWWFYDQWDCRRYYSASYCRSDCPNYS; the protein is encoded by the exons ATGGACTTTGAGAACGTTGCTGGAGAAACTTACCATGTAACATACGACGAGtttcgtatctcagatgaatCGGGGGATTATTATATATCTAGTTTAGGAACATTCGAAAGATCAGATG AAACAATCCCTGAATGGTGTCCAGCCAATGAGATATTTAGCGATGAGACCTGTGAGAGGACTTGTGACGACCCTGAGACTTGCATCTCAGCTACCTCTCGCACAAAATCAGAGCAATGTGTTTGTGTCGGTGATTATCTGAGACAGCAAGAACAATGCATCCCTCTCAACCAatgcaactgcttcgttgctgacaaaggagGTGTACTAatg gagggccacttttacatcaattcaagatgtacacggaaatcaacttgtaggaacaaccggcttgtagatgagagttaccagtgtagtagtcacgcaacctgtgctacGAAGAgtggtgtccgtaaatgttactgcaatacaaactaccaaggggacggagtgacgtgcacaaGCCTCCCAAAAGATTGCCACGAGCTTTATGTTTCCGGTACACGCAGTGATGGTGTTTACACCATTTACCCTGATGGTTGGCCAAGCGGCATTCAGGTTTACTGTGAGATGGGAagtaacggaggaggatggacg gTTTTCCAGCGACGATCGAGTGCCTACGTTGACTTTTATAGTGGTTGGTCGGACTACAAGAACGGTTTCGGTAATAAAAATCATGACCACTGGCTAGGTAATAAATATATCCACTCTATGACCAACCAGAAAACTTACCAGCTTCGAATTGATCTAAGGGACTCCGGCTCATCATCAAAATACGCCGTCTATTCGACTTTTAGCATTAATCACGAAGCAGACAAGTATCGACTATCAGTTGGATCACACAGGGGAAATACAG GTTATGATAGTATGTCTGGTAGCAACAATAAACCGTTCAGTACAAAAGACCGGGACAACGATGGATGGAGCAGCTACCGCTGCGCTGAGAGACACCGAGGAGCCTGGTGGTTCTATGATCAATGGGACTGTAGACGTTATTATTCTGCTTCTTATTGTCGGTCTGACTGTCCCAACTATagttaa